Below is a genomic region from Lineus longissimus chromosome 4, tnLinLong1.2, whole genome shotgun sequence.
GGGCAGTAACAAAGGCAGCATTTTTTTGGTTCGGGCACAGTCACATCCCTGTGTAGTAACTTTACAATAGTTTTACCGACCTACTAAGGCCTACAATTCGAACAATCTGTTAAGTCGATCAGTCAGTCCATCAATCACATATGGGCAAGCTGGCTGTCCCTCAGGCATGTGATAGACATGTTTGTTATGCACAGGCAGAACCAGTCTTGACCAGTTGTTGCAAAAACACTTAAAGGAAGACTATGGCAATGAACCAGGTGGGCCAGATGAAGTTATACAAAATTGCCAGTAGCGGTGTCTCCTTATCTCACAGTTTATCAAAATTGTTCAGGCTTGTTTTCTAAGAACATGTTTACAGCTGAATAAAACATGACCACATCTTAACTATGCATATTATTAGTCACATAAGACCAGCAATTGACAGCTTTTGATATCTGCCACTAGAAAACAAAACTTTCAGGCAAATTAGGCGGATAAATGTTGCCCAACCACAGTGAGCATGGGACCTCTTGACTATAAGCACCTGCCCCCCACCTACGCTAAGAAATCGGCAGAAAGGACAAAGAGGCAACACTTACGGCCATGGCATCATGGACGAGTTCGACCTCGTACATAAGAGGCTCCTTGAGCAAGGCAGTACACAGGTCCTTGAAGTTCCCGCTTACTTCACTCTTGATGTTGTCGACCAGGTCCTGCAAGAaacatcattttgaaaatgggGAAACGTTGGATGTCAGCTGCCCAAAGAATGTCTTCTTCCAATAAGATTTAACAAAAATATGATTGTTGATATATAACAACTTGTACGGATGCTAAAATTCCGAGATCAAGGTTAGATGCCATTGGGGAAGATGCCATGTACTGAATGAAATACCCATAAAACTGGCATCAAATATTATGATTTCTAACCGTATAAGTTGTCAATCTCAATTTCGTAAGTGAACCAACTTCCAAAACCTTTGTCCAAGAATGATTCTGTAAACTGCCAAGTTTTCGCAagcgttttatttttgcagatattgCAGATTTTTATACGAAAAATTGGAAAGAGCTTTTTTTATCCAAAAACCAAAAAActtgaacattttatttttttcttaaactTTTGCGAAATGTGCCAAAAATTTGACAGTTTGCAGCGTATGAAGTCCAAGAAGTACAAGAGCTTCACTACCACAGAAAAAACTGGTTTCATTTTTCATGCAGAACCCATGAAATATCTACTGCTTAAAAATCTCACCCCATCttcctgaaattgaaatttgcaaattaaacattttttcaaaaggcTTGGACCTCTGGGACACTGCAACAAAATTTCTCATTTGCAGCAGCTTAAGACCAAAATATTTCCAGGATTACTTGGGGAACTCAACCTGCCAAGACCAAGGCCACTGACAGGATGTCTAGGAATTGGAACACTCCAAAAGACTGGAACCACCAGGTAAAGTGTTACAATTGTAGCCTCTACAGTCTTTAAAAGTGCAGGTTGTAGACAgtggctataactgtaccacctTTCCTTACCTAGAGCAACTCAGGTGGACCAAGGCTATTCAGGGAGCTGTTCAAAGATACCACTAGGCTATTACTACTACAAAGTTGTGACCAAGAAATCATCACACATTTTCTCACCCACACTTTTGTAGGAAGTTTCTCGCGGAGTTAAACAGAGACAATCAAGTACAAAGAGCTTAACCCGAAGAATCAAACATACCTTTCCGTACATGACCTGAAACTTCTTGGCAATCTCTCGTCGCTGGGCATTGTCATGGGCTGCAAGAACGTCGATGATAGCATCCTCATCCGTTCctgaaatggtcaataaaaCCAACTTGTTATAAAAGGACATCATAGACCATATCTAAATTCCTTAATTGGAAGATCACAGAAGTTGACCAAACTACTCATTTCAAAAGGGTGACTGCCACAGTCGGTGGGTTAGACGACGTAAATTCACGTTTCTGAGCACCGAACCGTTGGTGTGAAAGACGTAGATCCACGTTGTGAGGTGTTAAAGTAAATGCAGTTGAGGTAGAATCATGCTACCAATGGTAGAGTTCACTTACCAAGTCCCTTCATGGCCTTCCTGAGTTTGGCCGCGGCATCTTCAGGATTGAAGTGAGGGTTGGGGCAAACAGTTCCCTGAAACAAGCACATGGGAATGATCAGCAAATACCGCTTACAAGACTGTTTCTCATTAATGCAAGATTCCAAATTCTTATCGGCCCTTAAAGAATGATAATCATTCAATCAAAATTCATTCATCGAGTAATCATTATAACTTGTCAAGCATTTGCAGTTTTCCTAAAACATAAGTATAGAAAGTGCTGTCAAAGGgaaaatataggcagcagctaggcaggcaagataaagttacacaaagtcgccaataggggtctctcacatctcacagtacatcgaaattACTCACGTTTGtaagaggaatatatttagtgctgaatctgacatggcccagggcccttactgtgtatattagtcatctgaagatggccaaattagcccctctgctcctgcctatagtccccctttaactgcATGCAGAATGATAATGGTGGACAATTCCTTCATGCTCAAACTTACGGACGCCCGAATTTTAATCGCCTGGAACTGATGATGTTAGCAGGAAAGATATAATAGAATGGGAGGTTTAATTGGAATATTGATCATTATGAATCCAAGTGAAAAGGTTGTCATTATCAATTCTCAATTGTGCTCATAAGTTCCATTCATATCATTTCCTATAAtgacaaggtcacaaccagaTAAGCTCATGTAAATATGGTTCATTTATCATTCAAAGATTAACTGacatttttgatatttgagaAACAACCGCAACCTGTGAAAAAGCTTGCCCTTTAAAACTGAAGTGATAATCAAATTTTCCTCTCCTATGAATTTGTAAATGATTTAGTTATTTTTGAATTGTGGCCATGGGAATTTTCACAAACCTTGTCTGaacttgatgtatattttttaTGGGATGCATGGCTCTCAATAGACACAGCAATAGAAAAGTTTTGTTCTGCACCAGAAAATATATCTAATCATCTATCTAGCCTAGTCAGAAATGCCTATTATTATCCCAGTAATGGTTAACTTTCGATAATcgaaatgacaaattgcatggaATTTGTGCATAACCATTGTTGGAagaaatataacaactacaCGCATAGACtgcttttcagaaatttttgaaatgattcTCTTCAAAAGTTACAATGACAAAGAGAGTATATGTGATAAGGTCAGATTTATTTTACATCAAATTGATGTATGTTCACAGAACAAAAAAGAATACACAAATAAGCTCAGATTTATTGGACATGGCTCGTCTTACGTGCTCAAGCAAGTAGTATACACAAACTTGGCTCAAGATAAACAAGAATGCGACCGGTAGATGGGACATGACACATTAAGAAACAAATGGGACAGCTCAGTTATCAGCAAGAACTAAATGTAATAAAGACCAGTCTAGACTTGATATCTAGCAATTTCACCAGGGTCGCAATTTAGGATTTTTCAACATGACTCCTAAGTCATATTGACAGGCAAATTATATTAAAAAACCCTCTCGTTATACAAGAATGTTCTAGTTTGGGTTAACTTGTGTTTTTCTACTCTCGCACAAAACTAAACCAAATGATGTCCATTAGATGAGGGACTAAGCCTGTTTAAAGTAACATTGCCAATGATACAAAGGTAAGTCTAGGCCTCCCAATTCAGTCCTAATGGAGTAAGCATGGCGTTTTTCTTCAAGGCTTGAGCAGAAATTCAACCTGTCTAAATATCTTGTATGGCAAGGTCAATGCCCAGAGATCACATTAGACAGGGTCATCTGCTGTTGATCAGACAGATAGGTAATCATTGATTGGGTGTAATAGTAGACAGTAATTATACAACTTGTGGCCCATCTAATTGCTCTGATGTTATTTATACTAGGATTCACACTATATAGAGCATGCTCATCTTTCACAGCCAAAAGACCTCGTAAGCTTAATGTGCTTTGGTTATGAAGTGACCAGAGTGTGGTGACCATGTTGAGACCATGCCTGATGTACGTATATGGAAGGTATGATCATCATATGTCCAGAGTGCAGTCAGAAGATATAAGGGTTGACGACAGGCACTACCATCTTGACTAGAAGTAATAAGAACTCCTTCGAAATGGCGTGGATGCACAttcaaaacctgggaggctgtccTCTGGAAGACAAAGACCAGACTCcctcccttgaaattggcattcatcacttcgttttgaaagagtttaaAATGCTTTAGGAATTCAAGGTCTAGTCCAACTGGTGGAGCCTTTGGTCAACCCTCAAACACTAACCAACCAGAGTTTCTCTGATATTTATGGGTCTAAAAGATTTTTTGAATAGGTATAATGTTTTCCTAATGAACACATTGCAGAAGAACTGACCTTTCACAAATGATCTgcaaagctttgctctatacaGGCATATAAATGCACAAAATGTCTTTACAGGTTTTGTAGTTTGACCTAACATTTCCAGCAAGTTATGTAGCAAAAGGCTATGTTATATCATGTAGGGCTATATAACTGAATAAGAATGCATAAGGATCCTAACACCATCCTTAAAGGCTTCTATTCTTCTACTATCTAGcccagacctacatgtatataatactTCTGGCTTGAGGGCACTGTTATCTCTATTAATCATGCATCCATCCACCTCACGATATGCTAAGACATATTCTGGAGAGGACTACCATGTCTTGGGATGCGAGGTATGCCTTAATGGTAGTAGGCTCAATTTTCTATTCCAAGGCAGTTATTTTGCATTTCCCATATGGGCGCGGTCTTCCAATAACCTTAGAGAACAAGAGCCGCAGACAAGAAGCAGACCGCATCCCACTAAGCATATCCTAGTCAGATCGGTTAATGATCTTGTAAATCTAAAAAAAATAGAAAGTTAATGATAGTTTTTACTTACCTTGGGCATTTTGGCAGTTTTCTTCTTGATCGCACAAACAGGCAGACGATCTAACAAGTATGTCACCGGTTAGAGGAATgaaccaactttgaaattgtAAGCAGACGATAGCGCATGCAGGCGGTGGGGCAAAACAACCTCGCATTCAGTTCTTTTACACGTAATGAATTCTTTGCTTGATCggaaattttgtaatttgtcCTAGGGGACGAGAATAGACATGTTCCCGCAAAAGAGTTAACCCCATGGTGTCTAATCGGGTTGATAGTATCACTCTGGGGTGCTTAGGGCGCGGCCCAGGACAAGACAATATATGCAATGTTTCCAGGGACAAGCACTCGAAAGGCCTCTGAGGCAGAAGTAGGCATGTAGGCCATTTAGACGCGGACATGCAGAGAGGGCCTGCCGACCTTGCGCAGCGGCTGATTCGCGCCTACacaccggacgcagtggaccggcctctaTCCCTCACCTTTCAAAACATCAGTTAAACAGAATGGAGGTACTATTTAACTATGAAACTTCCTTGGTAACAGCAAGACTCCAACCCAGGCTCCAATACTTAATCGAACCTGTTACCACGGTGCACCATCTACCGGTCCTTGTCACTCAGGCTATCACCGTCGGCTTAATTGCGCTATCTCAGTTCACAAATCGACTTTGTGAAATATCATTTGGTCATCATTGATAAACTGGCCCCAAGGGGGATACTATCTACAAAAATAGCTTAATCCAAAATAAATACCCAGAACTGCCTGTAACTTAGACATAAGTAGATAATCTCCAGTGTCAAATGATTACTTACGTTTACTTCTGACAACTTATGTTTGGGAGGAGAAGCATGAAAATGGCTAGTGTGAAAAGAACTGCTGTCCATTAAATAGAAAGTCcagcaaaaaaatatttttgaatgcTTTTAACTGGTCTAAGACCTTTGGCCTCTTCCCTTAATCTGTCATTGAGTAACCATGGACACTTATTCCAGAGACACAAAAGTACAGATCcgggggggagggggattgATTTTTATTGTCCAGAAATTAGGGAAAGAGGGATGCTTCCCTTCCCTTCTTGGAAACAAGGAGAAGGTCTGCTGGCCCTTCCCCAAAAGGAATTCTGGGCAACTGTCGGGTTGaaatagaagtacatgtacatttagtttGTGCTTTTTGTGGAGAGGGCGCAGAAAAGACATGGCTCTCAGACGCAAGGGGGGGGGCATGCCTCACGCGCCAGCCCCAGCAACAACCAGGCTTTATTCAGGATGTTCTACAAGGGCCTACATCCAGATAATCTGCGTGAGAGTAGATATTCAGCATGAGAGCGCCCACTTGGAATTATACCGGCAGAATAATCAGGAATGTGGGAAGCGCAGGGACAGATGGTGCCTCTTCATCAGGTACTCAAATCCAGGGGCCCCCAGGTCTGCTTCCACGTCTCATCATGCACTAAGGCTCTTGAGGTAAGCAGAGACTCTTCTGTCCATATTATCTGCTGGCTTTTTCAATTCTTCAGACTGTAGTCATAACAATTTGGACAAAACGATCTGAGATTCCTCAGTGGAGGGTGGACAAATCATATTTTTCATGAATAAGACAACGATTGTATTTTCAACACATTATTTAATCAACAATAATGTATAGCAGAGACATATACTACGGTGGATATTCCAGACTGTAAGTGTCAAGGTGGGTACATATAAGGTAAAGGGGTACAATGATAACCCTTAGAGTGTAGAAAGCAGCTAGCAATACACTGTAGTGCACACCGATGATATAATTGTACCacggctataattgtaccacctaaCCTTATATCAACATGATAAGACAAAATCCAGCAACAATTAAATGTGATACATAGGCAAAACTTTTGATAACTTAGGAAAtcttaaatttcaaaatatggaaCGAATGTTAAAGCCTCTCAATATTCACAGATAGGTGAACTGGCAAGTGTTTCAAAGCAATAGATATTCTTTCCAATACATGGCCTACAGCTGCTGCATAGATGATAGGATAAAGGATAAAGCATTTATCAAATGATAATTGCTTGAAATAACCAAGTTAAAATGTGGCAAGATAAATCAGTTGGAAGCAAAATGATATTAACGCTACCAGGTAataaatcaaaataaaaattaatcGAAATACAGTTGTTGTCACTCAATGTAAGAATGAGTGGAGATTTATACCTCCACATAAACAAAAAATAACCAACAACATAAACAACAAAAGTGCTGTGTGAAAGACAACAAATGGGTACATGTTATTTTCAAATACAAcaaactggtacatgtagtttcagcTGCGATGATGCCTGCTTCTTCATAGCGATATGTTTAGCATGCTTCTagcattaacccattgaacccTGCGCTCCAACCATTAGGGAATCTCCTATCTGAAGTCACAGCAAAAATCTCGATAAATGtgaattcaaatacaaattcaaattatgagTGACAAGTTATAAACAGATACAATGAGACATTaaataaaacatttgaataatTTATAAATATGTTACAATTACAAACATACATTATTGCACTTGACTTATGTCAGTTGTTAAATAGATAACAATTTGTAGAAAGATAAGAAGGAAGGTCCATGATATACGAGGCAAAGTTATAATACAGATCTTAAAAATTGAGACTCTAATATCCTTTATTAAATACGACAAAAGACTGGATAGGATGTACCTGCTGTCAGCTGGTTTAGATATGCCCTGATTGATACAGATAATTGGGTAATAATTGTTTAGATACAGGCACAAAGGGAGACTCAAGTTGTCAAGTTACAAGATACATTACTGAACAAGTGCACGGTGCCAATACCTAAACATCTACTATTTTTGCTAAAGATAAACCAGTGAGTGCctagattttaaatttttttaggcCAGGACGTTTTGACTCTTGCTAACCTAATGACGTTTTGACCTGATCAAGTTTTGACGCTACACAAGCCGAAATGGTACTTTTTACTTCTTTGGGTCAATTTCCTCAGGAGTGAGGCCAACAAGCCTTAGCAAGACCCTCCTGTAGTCACCACTGGTGTCGTCCCTGATCCAGTCTGACAGACTCTTGCCATACTTCTTTTGGAACTGCTCCATGATCAGGACCATATCGACCTGCAAGAAAATGGCTTCAAATAAGATGATGTATCGGTCTATCATACAAGTAAAGTGCCCAGCAAacaaacaatttcatcactttgACCTGTAGCCCTTTGGCAAGAAGTTCATAAAGTGTGTATTGCAACTATACACTCTATGCAGATAACAGACACTGAGCAATAATCTGTTATCAGTTAAATTGTTTCCAAAAAACTAATATGCAGTCTTTTAGGTGGAGCCAATGCCAACACTACCCGAGGATTAAATCATAAAAGAAGTGTTATTAAACTAAGACATACAAAAGAACCGAGTCCATGCCAAACTCACCTCACATCTTGTAACCACCAGCCTGATCAGAGCCGTATCATTCGTACCAACGCCTTTCATACTCTTGTGCAACTTGTCAGCAAAGTACTCAGGACGGTTTCTCACGATGCGGACTGGAAAAGGTAAGCATGAAAATTAGAATGTGAACTCTCCTGATTGGGTGCAAGTTTTACATGTCGTTTATGATATAGTATGTTGTCCACACATGGTCTGGCTATAAATGTGACCTGGAAGGCAATGAATACACAGGTAAGCATGACCCAGCCAACCAGCTGATCTCTCAATAAAGCAAAGAATGTCAGATTTCTTGCCTAGACAGTCACTGAAATTGCTGATCGGAAAAAGTCAGCCCCGATTCAAAGTATTGTCGTATTGAGTCGTACACAGCCCGAAAGAAACAGACAATTCCCTAACCAAACCAAACCCACCCACCTAAATTCTGCAGCACATCCCTGTAATCACCACTGGTTTCTGAATCAATGGACTCAGTGATGTCTTTCCCTGCTATCTCCTTGTAAAAGTCAAACACCTGACGGAGATGATGCACGTTCTTTGTCACAAACAGCCTGTTGAAAACGGATTCATCTGTACCAAGCTTTTTCTCTCCGGCCTGGAAAGTAAAAGCATTAAGTATTGAATTTAGGTAATCTTCCCAGGCATTAGGCCATCCTTGAAATTACCAAAGCGCTGAGCTCAAACACCAACAGTTCTCTTACTGAAATCCATAAATGAAATGTTTTCTTGTGAGAAAATTCATTAAAGTGACATCTGTTTTCCCCAGATGATGATGCGCATTCAGCAAGGCCATGCCATGGAAAACGCTAAGAAAACGAACTCTAACTTCtataatcaatcaaaaaatagttaATACTTGCATCATAGAGTGCCTGTGCATCACGCTTGCATTGCTCCTTGTCGACAGTGGTCCCTTCGTCTCTTGTTGCTGCACAGATCCCGTTCAAGACCTTGGTGAAATTGCCATGGGTATCGCTTGAGATATTGTCCTCCAAATTTGCATAGTACACTGCAATAAAGATACAGGAGTTACCAAGATTTTGTGTGAGATTTGAATGTTCTTGAATGAAGAATATATTATAAGATTTTCAGAGAAAGCCTTCTTCTTAGATAAGATGAATCTCTCAAACCCAAGAGTATTCTTTTTTGCTGGGGTCAAATTTCCTACAACTCACATGAATGATATTTGGTCTTAATGTCCATCAGCTCCTTGTTGCTTCTTGTGCAAACAATTTCTATCAGTGTATCTTCATCTGTCCCAAGTCCCTGTTTGGAAAAATATAAGTAATTGACAAGAAAAAGAGCTCAAAATAAATATGCAGGAGAGGATGTTCAAACTATTCCAAGGCAAAAGCACCAGAAATAATGTGTATGTAGTTGGTTTTGATGCGTCTATTTTACATAGGTCTCAGCAAGggccattttcatcaaaaatagttgttggcggtCCACTTATTACTCTCATGGGGATGTTGCCTTCTCCATTACTGTTTTCTGCTGTCAATCAATTTTAGCATTTTCATATTGAAacatcatttctatttattaGGGCTGAAATAAGAGCAACCGACATGGCCTAAGTATTGATAGAAGTATTTCCCCAAATTTTCAGatcaaaattgaatttaaaacagAGGAGTACAGCATACCTCCATGGCTGCTTTGAGAGATTCTGCATCATATTGCTTTCTCTCCTTCAATAATGCTTCCGCCAGCTTCAAGAAGTCACCACTTAGGTCACCACGGATATCGGCCAACAAGTCCTGGAAatagatcaatcaatcaatcaaataagcCATCAATCAATGCTGATCCATCATCCTGCCGTGCTAAAATTGATACTCTTAAGAAAATGAGCAGTCCTTTCAACCACAAAATGAACAACTTACTCTGCCATTGGCCTTTTTATAGGCCATCCATATAGCCTGCAGCTGTTGATTTGTATGGCTTGCGAGGATGTCAATTATGTGAGCCTCATTGGTGCCTGGAAACATAACATGACAATAGCATGAGACACAACATTAATCATAACTAGCACCTGGATTCAACACACATACACTGAAACCTCTCTAtcagtcatcatcattatgatcatttATTGGTGCTATAACCATTTGTCGTTTTATTGCCACTGCACTGCACACCTAGGGTTCGGTTTTGATAGGATAGATGATGTTACATGTCAAGTTTCACATGCTACATGTCATTTGTCACAGCTATTATTCACTCATTGACACAAACATGACATGAGTGATAAAAGGGTGAAAGTGACAAATGTGATGTCTATGAATGATgaccgctctttggaaatgacttgatgTTCTTTCTTCAGGTCACAAGAATCTTGTAAAAATTGACATGTTACAAGTGACAACATGTATTCTTTGTAAACATTGCTAATTACTGTAAGTCCTCAGTCAAAAGCAGTTAGAAGTGCTTACCCAATCCTTTCATTGCTTTGCGAAACACAGCTGCAGCTTGTGCTGCCTGGGCATCTCCAAAGTCTTTCCTTGGAACTACAGTTCCCTGGAAGTGGAAAGCAAAAGGCTTATGATGGAATACAAAATCATGATAATTATCAGTATAATCCACTGGAGATATGTACAGCAAATTATATGAGCACCCATCCCTCATCTGTCATGACTCAAGCAGACGAATTTTCCAGAAAATGTTGGAAATTTGAGATAGAAATCCGGACAAAAACAGAACCTCTGATTCTATACACGTCAAATTTCAACAGAAGTTAGAAGTATATTATATGTAACGGTTGAAGTCATCAATCAGGCAAATCAATAAGTGATGATCCGTCACTACGATACTTTTTATCTTCTTACTTGACATTTCTCTCCAACGTCCGCCATGTTGTAAACACTAGTTTCTCAGAAATCCGAGAGGTGGGAGCACTGAAATTCTTCTCACTTTCTGATGACGTATTACGCAGTGGCTGTgaaaaaagtacaggaaatgaCCAAATTTTGTCAATAAATCCCCAttttcagcattgttattgatCAAAAGTGGTAAGTTAGATGTTAATTATGTTCAGGCAATGTAAGATAACGTACTAATTTCACATTTTAGCTGATTTTGTATCAGCAAATTGGGAAAAGCGGCtcctgaaaactgaaaatgttgGGACCTGACCTGATCTGCTGATGCCAGCGAAAATGTGACGTATTGGATAACATTGCATGTTGATACGCAGCCAGCTGATGTTTTACTGTGCAACTTATACTTCTAGTACGTTGATTTTGACCGTAACATTGCCAACATGCCTTGAATTAGCTCTCCTGTACGGTAGTCTACTACTACTAGGCCAGCCAAGAGGCACTCCTCTTGAAAGAGACAACCTATACACTATAGAGTAGGCCGAATGGCTGATTTTTCCAGGTTCTCTAGCCAGTAGGACGGATTCGAGATAGGCAAGGGTTTATTTGTTCTTTGAATTAACTGTTTTCAGAGTGTCGTGCATCTACCAAGATGAGCGAAGAGCAAGGCCCTACAGAGCCAGGTCTTCAGGAGCCAGGTGAAGACATAATGGCAGACAACCCAACAAATGAGGAGGAGGAGCTGCAAATGGATGACGAAGCTGACGAGTTGCATTTCGAGTCGCATCCAGTAGAGGGCACTGCTTCTCCCTTTAGTGACACTACTCCATCTGTGGAGGAGGATGCAATTAGTTTCAAGGGCGAGAGTGTTCCAAAACCATTCGGTTCTGTGGCAACCTTAGACACCATAGCCTTGGATTCGGAAATGTCACCAACGATGGAGAATCTTGATTTGGGAGACACAAAAAGTTTGGATCGTGAATGTATGCATTATGAAAGGGAAAAGGATGTCTTGGAGGAAGCATCTGAAGAAGTAAGGGAGGAAGATGCCAAGATTGACGTGAACTTGGGAGGAGAAAATGTGGCTTTAAGTGTGGAAGACTTGACCTTGGGAGAGGTCGGCGACCTGCAGAAACTGGAGAAAGATATGGATGGTATTTCTCTCAATGATACAGTTCCTGCAGAAGAAGAGCAACAAGAAGCTGAATCAGAAGCAGCTAAAGTTGTGGAAGCTCCTGTTGCAACACCAGATCCACTAGGTGTGCATTTTGGACAACAGCCGGATCCACTAGGTGTACATAATGGACAACAGTCGGATCCACTAGGTGCACATTTTGGACAACAGCCGGATCCACTAGGTGCACCTTATGGACAACA
It encodes:
- the LOC135486826 gene encoding annexin A6-like, coding for MADVGEKCQGTVVPRKDFGDAQAAQAAAVFRKAMKGLGTNEAHIIDILASHTNQQLQAIWMAYKKANGRDLLADIRGDLSGDFLKLAEALLKERKQYDAESLKAAMEGLGTDEDTLIEIVCTRSNKELMDIKTKYHSLYYANLEDNISSDTHGNFTKVLNGICAATRDEGTTVDKEQCKRDAQALYDAGEKKLGTDESVFNRLFVTKNVHHLRQVFDFYKEIAGKDITESIDSETSGDYRDVLQNLVRIVRNRPEYFADKLHKSMKGVGTNDTALIRLVVTRCEVDMVLIMEQFQKKYGKSLSDWIRDDTSGDYRRVLLRLVGLTPEEIDPKKPVTYLLDRLPVCAIKKKTAKMPKFQAIKIRASGTVCPNPHFNPEDAAAKLRKAMKGLGTDEDAIIDVLAAHDNAQRREIAKKFQVMYGKDLVDNIKSEVSGNFKDLCTALLKEPLMYEVELVHDAMAGLGTDERDLIDIICTKNNHEIKTLKDKYKEKYRKNIEDDIKGDTSGYFRRVLIALLAASRDEGCSVNKAQVKGDAEDFHKAGKGLGTDEVKYNQILCSRSFNHLREMFDEYKRLTGKDIEHSIKSETSGDYEDSLLAVVKCIKNKPRYFAERLAKSMEGLGTKDNDLIRVMVCRSEIDLADIRAEFYQLKKKNLEDWIKGDCSGDYKKLLLKILGTPC